A genomic segment from Streptomyces antibioticus encodes:
- a CDS encoding ABC transporter permease codes for MTAHTPTRETPAGPAGPSAPATAPAVTAARPPHPRWLLRLHGPALYVWAALVAVLALGLLWLWGPLTDAAADAWRQYNACAGNGPCSYDQDAIVTYKSVYNYVTLPLSALPFLVGAWSGAALFGRELEHGTAQLAWTQGLSPTRWLATKLAVPALLVTAGTGVLVTLHRLAWSAGDGRIDTAKTWYDDPTLHANGLTTVAFALAGLAAGALAGLLLRRTLPALLLALGTVAAVRFLAVLAMPHLWPGVTRVSPLEDGYRSSGLGIDSGLVTSTGAHIADPGCGPTVVPECRTLYDKLDATGFYNTFHPESHYWPLQLLTTALVLAVAAALTIASFALIRRTTATTAASRATARESAV; via the coding sequence ATGACCGCCCACACGCCGACCCGCGAGACACCCGCCGGGCCCGCCGGGCCCTCCGCGCCCGCCACGGCCCCCGCGGTCACCGCCGCCCGGCCCCCGCACCCCCGCTGGCTGCTGCGCCTGCACGGCCCCGCCCTGTACGTCTGGGCCGCTCTCGTCGCCGTCCTCGCCCTCGGCCTGCTGTGGCTGTGGGGCCCGCTCACCGACGCGGCGGCCGACGCCTGGCGGCAGTACAACGCCTGTGCCGGGAACGGCCCCTGCTCCTACGACCAGGACGCGATCGTCACGTACAAGTCCGTGTACAACTACGTGACCCTGCCCCTGTCCGCGCTCCCCTTCCTGGTCGGAGCATGGTCGGGTGCCGCCCTCTTCGGCCGCGAGCTGGAGCACGGCACCGCGCAGCTCGCCTGGACGCAGGGCCTGTCCCCGACCCGCTGGCTGGCCACCAAGCTCGCCGTGCCCGCCCTCCTTGTCACCGCCGGCACCGGAGTGCTCGTCACGCTGCACCGGCTGGCCTGGTCGGCGGGCGACGGCCGGATCGACACCGCCAAGACCTGGTACGACGACCCGACCCTGCACGCCAACGGCCTCACCACCGTCGCCTTCGCCCTGGCCGGCCTGGCCGCCGGCGCGCTCGCGGGCCTGCTGCTGCGCCGCACCCTGCCCGCGCTGCTGCTCGCCCTCGGCACCGTCGCCGCCGTACGGTTCCTCGCCGTCCTGGCCATGCCGCACCTGTGGCCCGGCGTCACACGCGTCTCCCCGCTGGAGGACGGCTACCGCAGCTCGGGCCTCGGCATCGACTCCGGCCTGGTCACCTCCACCGGCGCGCACATCGCCGACCCCGGCTGCGGCCCCACGGTGGTCCCCGAGTGCAGGACGCTGTACGACAAGCTCGACGCCACCGGCTTCTACAACACCTTCCACCCCGAGTCCCACTACTGGCCGCTCCAGCTCCTCACGACCGCGCTCGTCCTGGCCGTCGCCGCCGCGCTCACGATCGCGTCGTTCGCGCTGATCAGGCGTACGACGGCCACGACGGCCGCGTCGCGCGCCACCGCCCGGGAGAGCGCCGTATGA
- a CDS encoding ABC transporter gives MEVALLRPLLPAVWRTVPWRVLAAAGAAGLLLAGSTRIPDGEPGAGLGLFVLRMTALVGAFGLAFVLDDPARNTSTGTPVGRAVRTVLRLAFVAPLAALWWTAVLLLLPAATRPPTAPVTLQAAGTAVAALALATVAVRFTDRAEVGRSTAAWLTAVALLVTVVPDRWGLLAAPDDPWWQAAQIRWAVVLCAALVACALWTPEPLVRRRPIPVRTG, from the coding sequence GTGGAAGTCGCTCTGCTCCGGCCCCTGCTGCCGGCCGTGTGGCGGACCGTGCCCTGGAGGGTGCTCGCGGCGGCCGGGGCGGCGGGACTGCTGCTCGCGGGCAGCACGCGGATCCCGGACGGCGAACCGGGCGCCGGGCTGGGCCTGTTCGTCCTGCGGATGACCGCGCTGGTCGGAGCGTTCGGGCTGGCCTTCGTGCTCGACGACCCGGCCCGCAACACCAGCACCGGGACCCCGGTCGGCCGTGCGGTCCGCACGGTCCTGCGGCTGGCCTTCGTCGCCCCGCTCGCCGCGCTCTGGTGGACGGCGGTCCTTCTCCTGCTGCCCGCCGCGACCCGCCCCCCGACGGCGCCGGTCACGCTCCAGGCGGCGGGTACGGCCGTCGCCGCGCTCGCGCTCGCCACGGTCGCCGTCCGCTTCACCGACCGGGCGGAGGTGGGCCGGAGCACGGCGGCCTGGCTGACCGCCGTCGCGCTGCTGGTGACGGTCGTGCCCGACCGCTGGGGCCTGCTGGCCGCACCGGACGACCCCTGGTGGCAGGCGGCCCAGATCAGATGGGCGGTGGTCCTGTGCGCGGCCCTCGTGGCCTGCGCCCTGTGGACCCCGGAGCCCCTCGTCCGCCGTCGCCCGATACCCGTCCGGACCGGCTGA
- a CDS encoding ABC transporter ATP-binding protein has translation MTDTALAASGLGKRFGRRAGWALRDCAFRLPTGRVCAVVGPNGAGKSTLLSLAAGLLAPTEGTVTVLGTDPASARARVGYVAQDKPLYPQLTVAETLRVGADLNPGRWDPATAERIVAAGDLDPKARIRTLSGGQRTRVALALALGKQPELLLLDEPMADLDPLARHELMGTLMARAAQYGTTIVMSSHVVAELEDSCDHLLLVGGGRVRLAGEIDDLLAAHTRVHASAETSAAAPADSALAPHTVVESRTTGRQLSALVRPAGPLPADWRTATPSLEELVLAYLRNPQAAPLTPAEPEDHPAGAKALA, from the coding sequence GTGACCGACACCGCCCTGGCCGCGTCCGGGCTCGGCAAGCGCTTCGGGCGGCGGGCCGGCTGGGCGCTGCGGGACTGCGCGTTCCGGCTCCCCACGGGTCGCGTCTGCGCCGTCGTCGGCCCCAACGGCGCGGGCAAGTCCACGCTGCTCTCCCTCGCCGCCGGTCTGCTGGCCCCCACCGAGGGCACGGTCACCGTCCTCGGCACGGACCCGGCGTCCGCACGCGCGCGTGTCGGTTACGTCGCCCAGGACAAGCCGCTCTACCCGCAGCTCACCGTCGCCGAGACCCTGCGCGTCGGCGCCGACCTGAACCCGGGCCGCTGGGACCCCGCGACCGCCGAACGGATCGTCGCCGCGGGCGACCTCGACCCCAAGGCCCGGATCCGCACCCTCTCCGGCGGCCAGCGCACCCGCGTCGCGCTCGCCCTGGCCCTCGGCAAGCAGCCCGAACTGCTCCTGCTGGACGAGCCGATGGCCGACCTCGACCCGCTGGCCCGGCACGAGCTGATGGGCACGCTGATGGCGCGGGCGGCGCAGTACGGCACGACGATCGTGATGTCGTCCCACGTGGTCGCCGAACTGGAGGACTCCTGCGACCACCTGCTGCTCGTCGGCGGCGGCCGGGTCCGCCTCGCCGGTGAGATCGACGACCTGCTCGCCGCCCACACGCGCGTGCACGCGTCCGCCGAGACGAGCGCCGCTGCCCCGGCCGACTCCGCCCTCGCCCCGCACACCGTCGTCGAGTCGCGGACCACCGGCCGTCAGCTCAGCGCCCTGGTCCGCCCGGCGGGCCCGCTCCCCGCGGACTGGCGCACCGCGACGCCCTCCCTGGAGGAACTCGTCCTCGCCTATCTGCGCAACCCGCAGGCGGCCCCCCTCACCCCGGCGGAGCCCGAGGACCACCCGGCCGGCGCGAAGGCCCTGGCATGA
- a CDS encoding GntR family transcriptional regulator, with the protein MVEYRIDRHSGVATYVQIVQQTKQALRLGVLRPGDKLPTAREVVEATAINPNTVLKAYRELERDGLVEARRGLGTFVRRGLSTAPADSPLRSELGAWAVRAREAGLDREDVAALFTAVLDEHFTTTPGPVPSPGQTSQGDPS; encoded by the coding sequence ATGGTCGAATACCGCATCGACCGGCACAGCGGCGTGGCCACCTACGTCCAGATCGTCCAGCAGACCAAGCAGGCCCTGCGCCTGGGTGTGCTGCGGCCCGGCGACAAGCTGCCCACGGCCCGCGAGGTCGTCGAGGCCACCGCCATCAACCCCAACACCGTGCTGAAGGCGTACCGCGAGCTGGAGCGCGACGGGCTGGTGGAGGCCCGGCGCGGCCTCGGCACCTTCGTACGGCGCGGGCTGAGCACCGCCCCGGCCGACTCGCCCCTGCGCAGCGAACTGGGCGCCTGGGCGGTCCGGGCCCGCGAGGCCGGCCTGGACCGCGAGGACGTGGCCGCGCTCTTCACCGCCGTACTCGACGAACACTTCACCACCACCCCGGGCCCCGTCCCGAGCCCCGGCCAGACCTCTCAGGGAGACCCCTCATGA
- the mshD gene encoding mycothiol synthase, protein MSSDDIAPAHGSRSIETYSSLSPEQTEAVLELLAEAARTDGRQAVSEQGRLQLRGGPRDGVSHLLLTVGGELVGYAQLEDADPVEAPAAELVVHPAHRGHGHGRALGSALLAVSGKRLRVWAHGGHSAARHLAQVLGLTLFRELRQMRRPLTDLDLPDPVLPDGVTVRAFVPGRDDAAWLAVNSAAFAHHPEQGSLSQRDLDDRKAEPWFDPAGFFLALRGDQLVGFHWTKVHAEEQLGEVYVLGVAPGAQGGGLGKSLTTIGLRHLAAQGLPTAMLYVDADNKAAVSVYERLGFVTHETDLMYRTET, encoded by the coding sequence ATGAGCAGCGACGACATCGCACCGGCCCACGGCTCCCGATCCATCGAGACCTACTCCTCGCTCTCTCCCGAACAGACCGAGGCCGTCCTCGAACTGCTCGCGGAGGCCGCCCGGACCGACGGCCGGCAGGCGGTGTCCGAGCAGGGCCGTCTGCAACTGCGCGGCGGTCCCCGCGACGGCGTCTCCCATCTGCTGCTGACCGTCGGCGGCGAACTCGTCGGCTACGCCCAACTGGAGGACGCCGACCCGGTCGAGGCGCCCGCCGCCGAACTCGTCGTCCACCCCGCGCACCGGGGTCACGGCCACGGCCGGGCCCTCGGCTCCGCGCTGCTCGCCGTCTCCGGCAAGCGGCTGCGGGTGTGGGCCCACGGCGGGCACTCCGCCGCCCGGCATCTCGCCCAGGTCCTCGGGCTCACCCTGTTCCGCGAACTGCGCCAGATGCGGCGGCCGTTGACCGACCTCGACCTGCCCGACCCGGTGCTGCCCGACGGAGTCACCGTCCGCGCCTTCGTGCCCGGCCGGGACGACGCCGCCTGGCTCGCCGTCAACTCCGCCGCCTTCGCCCACCACCCCGAACAGGGCTCCCTCTCCCAGCGCGACCTCGACGACCGCAAGGCCGAGCCGTGGTTCGACCCCGCCGGCTTCTTCCTCGCCCTGCGCGGCGACCAGCTCGTCGGCTTCCACTGGACCAAGGTCCACGCCGAGGAACAGCTCGGCGAGGTCTACGTCCTCGGCGTCGCCCCCGGCGCCCAGGGCGGCGGCCTCGGCAAGTCCCTCACCACGATCGGCCTGCGCCATCTCGCGGCCCAGGGCCTGCCGACCGCGATGCTCTACGTCGACGCCGACAACAAGGCCGCGGTCTCGGTCTACGAGCGCCTGGGTTTCGTCACCCACGAGACGGACCTGATGTACCGCACGGAGACGTGA
- a CDS encoding ABC transporter ATP-binding protein, whose protein sequence is MTSASPAAPATLTATGLSLRYGGTRALDGVSLRLSRGVTGLLGPNGAGKTTLLRVLATAVPPDGGSFTVFGHDPRTSAGRLELRRTLGYLPQTPGFHQDFTAFEFVEYVAILKELTDRTARYGEVRRVLDAVNLSDVRGRRLKHLSGGMRQRVALAAALVGDPGFLVLDEPTVGLDPEQRMRFRELIAQAGEGRTVLLSTHQTEDVAMLCHRVVVLAGGRVRFEGTPAELTARAAGRVWSSAERDPGALAGWRTGVGTFRNIGAPPSGADFLEPTLEDGYLLALEGESAEVTA, encoded by the coding sequence ATGACCTCCGCGTCCCCCGCCGCCCCGGCGACCCTGACGGCCACCGGTCTCTCCCTGCGCTACGGAGGCACCCGCGCCCTCGACGGGGTCTCGCTGCGGCTGTCCCGGGGCGTGACCGGACTGCTGGGCCCCAACGGCGCCGGGAAGACGACCCTGTTGCGGGTGCTGGCCACGGCCGTGCCTCCGGACGGCGGCAGTTTCACCGTCTTCGGCCATGACCCGCGCACGTCCGCCGGCCGGCTGGAGCTGCGCCGCACGCTCGGCTATCTGCCCCAGACCCCCGGATTCCACCAGGACTTCACGGCCTTCGAGTTCGTCGAGTACGTGGCGATCCTCAAGGAGCTGACCGACCGCACCGCCCGGTACGGCGAGGTGCGGCGGGTGCTGGACGCGGTGAACCTCTCGGACGTGCGCGGCCGACGCCTCAAGCATCTGTCCGGCGGGATGCGGCAGCGCGTCGCCCTGGCCGCCGCGCTCGTCGGCGACCCCGGCTTCCTCGTGCTGGACGAACCGACCGTCGGCCTCGACCCCGAACAGCGCATGCGGTTCCGCGAGTTGATCGCCCAGGCCGGCGAGGGGCGCACGGTCCTGCTGTCCACCCACCAGACGGAGGACGTGGCGATGCTCTGCCACCGTGTCGTGGTCCTGGCCGGCGGCCGGGTCCGCTTCGAGGGCACCCCCGCCGAGCTGACCGCCCGCGCGGCCGGCCGGGTGTGGAGCAGCGCGGAGCGCGACCCGGGCGCCCTGGCCGGCTGGCGCACCGGCGTCGGCACCTTCCGCAACATCGGCGCACCGCCGTCCGGCGCGGACTTCCTCGAACCCACCCTGGAGGACGGCTATCTGCTCGCCCTCGAAGGCGAGTCCGCGGAGGTGACGGCATGA
- a CDS encoding ABC transporter permease, translating to MSSTTTTPHTAPPPTPAGAARDPRRTGAVLALARFEARELLLQAAVPLVFALYALIVITRLVPTDGMDAYPVLNTVDRRTQTLPLLVALSVFICTNAAALRSRKGGTVQQFGVLPMEPWRRSLAHVLSAVPFAALTALFVVAEYVWEALKPGAIGHGSVGELAVGPLAVLLAGALGVLLARVLPTRLGPVLFSIGAYLAFMLASVIADGGGWSGWLSPVVLSPDTSGAPIPSDLIGRPAGWHALYMAGLCALLTCAVLLLAGGGRTRAVRAATVLALVVTAAGAIGQLPRGTAALDAARKAASEKPEKAQSCTMYGRSRYCSFPEWEVVRSEWAGVVDRLQSAAGGSAARAGLTIRQRVYATDGESGGGALWPSSTPGQVTVGTRWGGNRVPEFAVGAASVLVTGREDMTLDEGCDGRAVVVMWLVLGTERDPLDTFQHVRLDDSVSGSGLVLAPTNGLSMTAHQTEVVRDMLREPRAEMTARVKAHWEELTARRTTTAQVAKVLGVEVPKGVETCEE from the coding sequence ATGAGCAGCACCACGACCACCCCGCACACCGCCCCGCCGCCCACCCCGGCCGGTGCCGCGCGTGATCCGCGCCGGACGGGAGCCGTCCTCGCCCTCGCCCGCTTCGAGGCCCGGGAACTGCTCCTCCAGGCAGCCGTACCGCTGGTCTTCGCGCTCTACGCCCTGATCGTCATCACCCGGCTGGTGCCCACGGACGGGATGGACGCCTATCCGGTGCTGAACACCGTCGACCGCCGCACCCAGACGCTCCCGCTGTTGGTCGCCCTGTCCGTCTTCATCTGCACCAACGCGGCGGCGCTGCGCTCGCGCAAGGGCGGTACGGTCCAGCAGTTCGGCGTCCTGCCGATGGAGCCCTGGCGCCGGTCCCTGGCCCATGTGCTCTCCGCGGTCCCCTTCGCGGCGCTCACCGCGCTCTTCGTCGTCGCCGAGTACGTCTGGGAGGCCCTCAAGCCCGGCGCGATCGGTCACGGCTCCGTCGGCGAACTGGCGGTCGGCCCGCTCGCGGTGCTGCTGGCCGGGGCCCTCGGCGTGCTGCTGGCCCGGGTGCTGCCCACGAGGCTCGGGCCCGTACTGTTCTCGATCGGCGCGTACCTGGCCTTCATGCTCGCCTCGGTGATCGCGGACGGCGGTGGCTGGTCGGGCTGGCTCTCCCCGGTCGTCCTCAGCCCGGACACGAGCGGCGCCCCGATCCCCTCCGACCTGATCGGACGCCCGGCCGGCTGGCACGCGCTGTACATGGCGGGCCTGTGCGCCCTGCTGACCTGCGCGGTGCTGCTGCTCGCCGGGGGCGGCCGCACCCGGGCCGTCAGGGCGGCGACCGTTCTCGCCCTCGTGGTCACCGCGGCCGGTGCGATCGGCCAGCTCCCGCGCGGCACGGCGGCCCTGGACGCGGCCCGGAAGGCGGCCTCCGAGAAGCCCGAGAAGGCCCAGTCGTGCACCATGTACGGCAGGTCGCGGTACTGCTCCTTCCCCGAGTGGGAGGTCGTGCGGTCCGAATGGGCCGGGGTGGTCGACCGGCTCCAGTCCGCCGCTGGCGGTTCGGCCGCGCGGGCCGGGCTCACGATCCGGCAGCGGGTCTACGCCACCGACGGTGAGTCGGGCGGCGGCGCCCTGTGGCCCTCCTCCACCCCCGGCCAGGTGACGGTCGGCACCCGCTGGGGCGGCAACCGCGTCCCCGAGTTCGCGGTCGGCGCCGCCTCGGTCCTGGTCACCGGCAGGGAGGACATGACCCTCGACGAGGGGTGCGACGGCCGCGCGGTCGTGGTCATGTGGCTGGTCCTGGGCACCGAGCGGGACCCGCTGGACACCTTCCAGCATGTGCGGCTGGACGACAGCGTCAGCGGCTCGGGCCTCGTCCTTGCCCCGACGAACGGACTGAGCATGACGGCCCACCAGACCGAGGTCGTCCGGGACATGCTGAGGGAGCCCCGCGCCGAGATGACGGCTCGGGTCAAGGCCCACTGGGAGGAACTGACGGCCAGGCGGACGACGACGGCCCAGGTCGCGAAGGTGCTGGGCGTCGAGGTGCCGAAGGGGGTGGAGACGTGCGAGGAGTAG
- a CDS encoding CHAD domain-containing protein, with the protein MAQRHHDLTDPGGHGPTDPPVGATAPAAVPTGNNVAGNTVAGNAVAGNAVAAGAVTGEALAGYLRGQATDFLRALRLHRETGGGGAAGGTEDSVDAARALRRTARRISASLHTFRPLLDADWSERIRPELAWVSGTLALEHACGARLERLLLALHRLSGAAAAPVPARVGVPTQAGPAAPASSAPGRGNLTVGAAKAGALLDRQLTLARTRAHSTALQALGSSRFHAVADQVAVLASEVPLTPAAGTTDLRPLAAAAQERLADAVAALPLVTAGSPYNAEALVHGLSPDPAPHPQDTPWHQVRLLLRLHRYACEVLDGGPGAPVDVRLLAAGQALDRHRDAAEAASAAAQAARTPRIAPATAYALGVLHADQRHEVEAARYAFQRSWPKRNP; encoded by the coding sequence GTGGCACAGCGACACCATGACCTGACGGACCCGGGAGGCCATGGCCCGACGGACCCCCCGGTGGGGGCCACCGCCCCCGCGGCGGTCCCCACCGGGAATAACGTCGCCGGTAACACCGTCGCCGGGAACGCCGTCGCCGGGAACGCCGTCGCGGCGGGCGCCGTCACCGGAGAGGCTCTCGCGGGCTATCTCCGGGGCCAGGCCACGGACTTCCTGCGCGCCCTGCGGCTGCACCGGGAGACCGGCGGGGGCGGGGCGGCGGGCGGCACCGAGGACTCCGTCGACGCGGCGCGCGCCCTGCGCCGCACCGCCCGCCGGATCAGCGCCAGCCTGCACACCTTCCGTCCGCTGCTCGACGCCGACTGGTCGGAGCGGATCCGGCCCGAACTGGCGTGGGTGTCGGGCACGCTGGCCCTGGAGCACGCGTGCGGGGCCCGTCTGGAACGGCTGCTGCTGGCACTGCACCGGCTGTCGGGGGCGGCGGCCGCCCCGGTCCCGGCCCGGGTGGGAGTCCCGACGCAGGCGGGACCGGCAGCCCCCGCCTCCTCCGCTCCAGGGCGTGGCAACCTCACCGTCGGCGCGGCGAAGGCGGGCGCCCTCCTGGACCGTCAGCTCACCCTGGCCCGCACCCGCGCCCACTCCACCGCCCTCCAGGCCCTGGGCTCCTCCCGGTTCCACGCGGTCGCGGACCAGGTCGCCGTCCTCGCCAGCGAGGTCCCGCTGACCCCGGCGGCCGGTACGACCGACCTGCGCCCCCTGGCCGCCGCCGCGCAGGAGCGCCTCGCGGACGCCGTCGCCGCGCTCCCGCTGGTCACCGCGGGCAGCCCCTACAACGCGGAGGCCCTCGTCCACGGCCTCTCCCCGGACCCGGCCCCGCACCCGCAGGACACCCCCTGGCACCAGGTACGGCTGCTGCTGCGCCTGCACCGCTACGCGTGCGAGGTGCTGGACGGCGGCCCCGGCGCCCCGGTCGACGTCCGGCTGCTCGCCGCCGGCCAGGCCCTGGACCGGCACCGCGACGCGGCGGAGGCGGCGTCCGCGGCCGCGCAGGCGGCCCGCACCCCCCGGATCGCGCCCGCGACGGCCTACGCCCTCGGGGTGCTGCACGCGGACCAGCGCCACGAGGTGGAGGCGGCGCGCTACGCCTTCCAACGCTCCTGGCCGAAGCGGAACCCATGA
- a CDS encoding RNA polymerase sigma factor — MSETRSDGELLRAIAADADRHAFEELYRRYAPWLTARMRGRCADAGIVDDVVQETFLAVWRGSARYREEGDVAGWLWRIGARRLVDALRGDGARGRLRQVLARLRHRDEVSAEERVLAGVEHGDLAGALTRLSPELRAVLQATVIDGLSTREAAVLLGIPPGTVKTRALRARKQLREALA; from the coding sequence GTGAGCGAAACGAGAAGCGACGGGGAGCTGCTGCGGGCCATCGCGGCGGACGCGGACCGTCACGCCTTCGAGGAGCTGTACCGGCGGTACGCCCCGTGGCTGACCGCGCGCATGCGCGGCCGCTGCGCCGACGCCGGGATAGTCGACGACGTCGTGCAGGAGACGTTCCTCGCGGTGTGGCGGGGCAGCGCGCGCTACCGCGAGGAGGGCGACGTGGCCGGCTGGCTGTGGCGGATCGGCGCGCGGCGGCTGGTCGACGCCCTGCGGGGCGACGGCGCCCGCGGCCGGCTGCGCCAGGTCCTCGCCCGTCTGCGGCACCGCGACGAGGTCTCGGCGGAGGAGCGCGTGCTCGCGGGGGTGGAGCACGGGGACCTCGCCGGCGCCCTCACCCGGCTCTCGCCGGAGCTGCGGGCCGTGCTCCAGGCGACCGTCATCGACGGGCTCAGCACCCGGGAGGCGGCCGTCCTGCTCGGCATCCCGCCCGGCACGGTCAAGACACGGGCCCTGCGCGCCCGCAAGCAGCTTCGGGAGGCGCTGGCATGA
- a CDS encoding RNA degradosome polyphosphate kinase, with product MSQSHAQAEVQPTQPSVGSIAAHRPHTVAAAVSDLEPDIDADLDSYEDATDGPLLPQGRFLDRERSWLAFNERVLELAEDPNTPLLERANFLAIFASNLDEFFMVRVAGLKRRIATGVATRSASGLQPREVLEMIWARSRELMARHAATYHEDIAPALAEEGIHLVRWQELTEKEQARLFTLFRHQIFPVLTPLAVDPAHPFPYISGLSLNLAVVVRNPVSGHKHFARVKVPPLLSRFLESSPGRYVPIEDVIGAHLEELFPGMEVLEHHAFRLTRNEDLEVEEDDAENLLQALEKELMRRRFGPPVRLEVEESIDREVLDLLVRELKISEAEVYPLPGPLDLTGLFRIHGLDRPELKYKKFIAGTHRDLAEVESASAPDIFGALRNRDVLLHHPYDSFSTSVQAFLEQAAADPDVLAIKQTLYRTSGDSPIVDALIEAAEAGKQVLVLVEIKARFDEHANIKWARKLEEAGCHVVYGLVGLKTHCKLSLVVRQEGETLRRYCHVGTGNYHPKTARLYEDLGLLTADPQVGADLSDLFNRLSGYSRRETYRRLLVAPKSLRDGLISRVEKEIQHHRAGRPAYVRIKVNSIVDEALIDSLYRASRAGVPVEVWVRGICAVRPGVPGLSENIQVRSILGRFLEHSRIFAFGNGGEPEVWFGSADMMHRNLDRRIEALVRVTDPAHRAALNRLLETGMSDATASWHLGPDGEWTRHATDADGQPLRNVQEMLIDARRRRRGTATP from the coding sequence ATGAGCCAGTCACACGCCCAGGCCGAGGTCCAGCCCACGCAGCCCTCCGTGGGCTCCATAGCCGCGCACCGCCCGCACACCGTGGCGGCCGCGGTCTCCGATCTGGAACCCGACATCGACGCGGACCTCGACTCCTACGAGGACGCCACGGACGGCCCCCTGCTGCCCCAGGGCCGTTTCCTGGACCGGGAGCGAAGCTGGCTCGCGTTCAACGAACGGGTCCTGGAGCTGGCCGAGGACCCCAACACACCGCTGCTCGAACGCGCGAACTTCCTCGCCATCTTCGCGAGCAACCTGGACGAGTTCTTCATGGTCCGGGTGGCCGGTCTCAAGCGCCGGATCGCCACCGGGGTCGCCACCCGCTCGGCGTCCGGCCTCCAGCCGCGCGAGGTGCTGGAGATGATCTGGGCCCGCTCCCGCGAGCTGATGGCCCGGCACGCCGCGACCTACCACGAGGACATCGCCCCCGCGCTCGCCGAGGAGGGCATCCACCTGGTCCGCTGGCAGGAGCTGACCGAGAAGGAGCAGGCCCGCCTCTTCACGCTGTTCCGGCACCAGATCTTCCCGGTCCTGACGCCGCTGGCCGTCGACCCCGCGCACCCCTTCCCGTACATCTCGGGTCTCTCGCTGAACCTCGCGGTCGTCGTCCGCAACCCGGTCAGCGGCCACAAGCACTTCGCGCGCGTCAAGGTGCCGCCGCTGCTGTCCCGCTTCCTGGAGAGCTCCCCGGGCCGCTACGTCCCCATCGAGGACGTGATCGGCGCGCATCTGGAGGAGCTGTTCCCGGGCATGGAGGTCCTGGAGCACCACGCCTTCCGGCTCACCCGCAACGAGGACCTGGAGGTCGAGGAGGACGACGCCGAGAACCTCCTCCAGGCCCTGGAGAAGGAACTGATGCGGCGCCGCTTCGGCCCGCCGGTGCGGCTGGAGGTCGAGGAGTCCATCGACCGCGAGGTGCTCGACCTGCTGGTGCGCGAGCTGAAGATCTCCGAGGCCGAGGTCTACCCGCTGCCCGGCCCGCTCGACCTCACCGGTCTGTTCCGCATCCACGGTCTCGACCGTCCGGAGCTGAAGTACAAGAAGTTCATCGCCGGCACGCACCGCGACCTCGCCGAGGTGGAGTCCGCCTCCGCCCCCGACATCTTCGGCGCGCTGCGCAACCGCGACGTGCTGCTGCACCACCCGTACGACAGCTTCTCCACCTCCGTCCAGGCGTTCCTGGAGCAGGCGGCCGCCGACCCGGACGTCCTCGCCATCAAGCAGACCCTGTACCGGACCTCGGGCGACTCCCCGATAGTCGACGCGCTCATCGAGGCCGCCGAGGCCGGCAAGCAGGTCCTCGTCCTGGTCGAGATCAAGGCCCGGTTCGACGAGCACGCCAACATCAAGTGGGCGCGCAAGCTGGAGGAGGCCGGCTGCCATGTCGTCTACGGCCTCGTCGGTCTGAAGACGCACTGCAAGCTGTCCCTGGTGGTCCGTCAGGAGGGCGAGACGCTCCGGCGGTACTGCCACGTGGGCACCGGCAACTACCACCCGAAGACCGCGCGGCTCTACGAGGACCTCGGGCTGCTCACCGCCGACCCGCAGGTCGGCGCGGACCTCTCCGACCTGTTCAACCGGCTCTCCGGCTACTCCCGCCGCGAGACCTACCGCCGGCTCCTGGTCGCCCCCAAGTCGCTGCGCGACGGCCTGATCTCGCGCGTCGAGAAGGAGATCCAGCACCACCGCGCCGGACGTCCCGCGTACGTCCGTATCAAGGTGAACTCCATCGTCGACGAGGCGCTCATCGACTCCCTCTACCGGGCCTCCCGGGCGGGTGTGCCGGTGGAGGTGTGGGTGCGCGGCATCTGCGCGGTGCGCCCGGGCGTGCCCGGCCTGTCGGAGAACATCCAGGTCCGCTCGATCCTCGGCCGCTTCCTGGAGCACTCCCGGATCTTCGCCTTCGGCAACGGCGGCGAGCCCGAGGTGTGGTTCGGCAGCGCCGACATGATGCACCGCAACCTCGACCGCCGTATCGAGGCCCTGGTCAGGGTCACCGACCCGGCCCACCGGGCGGCCCTGAACCGGCTGCTGGAGACCGGTATGTCCGACGCCACCGCCTCCTGGCACCTCGGCCCCGACGGCGAGTGGACCCGGCACGCGACGGACGCGGACGGCCAGCCCCTGCGCAACGTCCAGGAGATGCTCATAGACGCCCGGAGGCGCCGGCGTGGCACAGCGACACCATGA